From the Desulfovibrio sp. JC010 genome, one window contains:
- a CDS encoding efflux RND transporter periplasmic adaptor subunit, which translates to MKNRHFIPLSLLIMLFAICGCDSDPKTEASTAAPEKAIRVGVVEVVPVTIEDMLTLPGETVPDKDVCVSSESAGTVVWLGVKEGDTVRKGQLIARLDGASSGAKFDRAKAAKKLAAEQLRRRKELLNKGVLAQEEYDQIKAELEQSEASLKEMMVNVEYGIVRAPISGVINKRYIDRGERLEVGANVVDIVDSSTIKTYINVPEMDISYIKKGQKVSVSVDALPGKKWEGVIDFVSFKADRFSKTFEVKVLTDNKAGEIRAGMLARVSLLRRTVTDAVTTPLSAIINQGGERIIYVEKDGLAHVRTVELGIIDGDRAQITKGLKAGEKLITAGHTMVEDGMKVVTQ; encoded by the coding sequence ATGAAAAATAGACATTTCATTCCCCTCTCACTGCTAATAATGCTTTTCGCCATCTGCGGTTGTGACTCGGACCCCAAGACCGAAGCCAGCACTGCTGCCCCGGAAAAAGCAATCCGGGTCGGCGTGGTTGAAGTTGTTCCGGTCACAATTGAAGATATGCTGACCCTGCCCGGTGAGACAGTACCGGACAAAGACGTCTGCGTGTCTTCCGAATCCGCCGGGACCGTGGTCTGGCTGGGAGTAAAAGAAGGTGACACTGTACGCAAAGGCCAGCTCATCGCCCGTCTGGATGGAGCCTCCAGCGGAGCTAAATTCGACCGAGCCAAGGCGGCCAAAAAACTCGCTGCCGAACAGCTGCGCCGCCGCAAGGAACTGCTCAACAAAGGCGTGCTGGCCCAGGAGGAGTACGACCAGATCAAGGCCGAACTGGAGCAGAGTGAAGCTTCGCTTAAAGAAATGATGGTCAACGTTGAATACGGTATTGTGCGCGCGCCCATCTCCGGGGTGATCAACAAGCGTTACATTGACCGCGGCGAACGTCTGGAAGTGGGTGCCAATGTGGTTGATATCGTGGATTCATCCACCATCAAAACCTACATCAACGTGCCTGAAATGGATATTTCATATATCAAGAAAGGGCAGAAAGTGTCCGTATCTGTAGACGCCCTGCCCGGCAAAAAATGGGAAGGCGTGATTGATTTCGTCTCCTTCAAGGCGGACCGTTTCTCCAAGACTTTTGAAGTAAAAGTACTCACCGACAACAAGGCCGGGGAAATCCGCGCCGGAATGCTGGCCCGTGTTTCCCTGCTGCGCCGCACCGTGACCGATGCCGTGACTACTCCCCTTTCCGCCATTATCAATCAGGGCGGTGAAAGGATCATCTACGTGGAAAAAGACGGATTGGCCCACGTGCGCACAGTTGAACTCGGCATAATTGACGGCGACCGCGCCCAGATCACCAAAGGTCTGAAGGCCGGGGAAAAACTGATCACCGCCGGGCATACCATGGTTGAAGACGGCATGAAGGTGGTGACCCAGTGA
- a CDS encoding efflux RND transporter permease subunit, whose translation MIINKAALNRQSTVMVLLVFIIIAGISSYASLPRESDPDITIPYIFVQTNFEGVAPEDMETLITMPIERKLKGLSGTKEISSISDDGVSIIKVEFNPDVDIDDALQKVRDKVDQAKPDLPADLPDEPVINEVNLSEQPILNVVLSGPFSLKRLKVFAEQLEDRIESVQGVLDAKIIGGLEREIHVEFDMDRVAYYNIPISSLLNALKNANVNTPGGSVEIGKSKYLVRVPEDFKHPDEIDKIVVYEKDGRPIYLRDIATIRDHYKDPTSKSRFNGIRSVTIEVKKRAGENIIRIIDTTKEIIREEQQILPPTLKIDMTADQSDEIRQMVADLQNNIITGLLLVLIVVFAFIGGRSALFVSLAIPLSMLITFTVLEIFSYTLNMVILFSLILSLGMLVDNGIVVVENIYRHMGMGKSRFQAAMDATDEVAWPVIASTLTTVGAFFPMVFWPGIMGEFMSYLPITVIIALIASLFVALVINPVLSAKFQDVPKQDENANPGFIDRMMETLKNFYRPILEWSLDHRILVVLFSFGFLVASTVCFGMFGRGVEFLPKTEPKRSDVKIKAPVGTNLEASDQFVKVVEKIAAEYPDIEYVIANTGESGQSDEIGTHYSLVKLDYLDIQDRSRPSSEITDEIRGRLQHAIRGAEVRAEPEKMGPPTGSAINMEIYGKDLRKLGEITGSFKRAIKNVPGLVDLKDNYISAKPEIRVDVDKEKAAIMGLDAFTIAQAVKTAINGFKVGVYREGKDEYDIVARLPKHNRDSLEDIRRITVSGPKGEPIPITSLADVTMGGGLGGINRIDQKRVVTISADVSGRLAEEVIADINAAVSGIELPRGYSYKFTGEQEEQAKASAFLEKAFAGALFLIFIVLVTQFNSIATPFIILTAVILSLGGVMVGLLVTGTAFGVIMTGVGVLSLAGVVVNNAIVLIDYFEQLKEQGRNAREALIEAGLTRFRPVLLTAITTVLGLIPMATGVSFDFINMRLDMGSETSQWWGPMAVAVIFGLAIATVLTLVVVPTLCSLQESWKERAARKKAAKMAAQAMN comes from the coding sequence GTGATTATCAACAAGGCAGCACTGAACAGGCAGTCCACCGTAATGGTCCTGCTTGTTTTCATCATCATCGCCGGGATTTCGAGCTACGCATCCCTGCCCCGCGAGAGTGATCCGGATATCACCATCCCTTACATCTTTGTACAGACAAATTTCGAAGGCGTGGCCCCGGAAGACATGGAAACCCTGATCACCATGCCCATCGAGCGCAAGCTCAAAGGGCTTTCCGGGACCAAGGAGATTTCCTCCATTTCCGATGACGGGGTATCCATCATCAAAGTTGAATTCAACCCCGATGTGGATATCGACGACGCCCTGCAAAAGGTCCGCGACAAGGTGGATCAGGCCAAACCGGACCTGCCCGCAGACCTGCCCGACGAACCGGTCATCAACGAGGTCAACCTCTCGGAACAGCCCATCCTGAACGTGGTCCTATCCGGCCCGTTCTCTCTGAAACGGCTGAAAGTCTTTGCCGAGCAGTTGGAAGACCGCATTGAATCAGTACAGGGCGTGCTCGATGCCAAGATCATCGGCGGACTGGAACGTGAAATTCACGTGGAATTCGATATGGACCGCGTGGCCTACTACAACATTCCCATTTCCAGCCTGCTGAATGCGCTGAAGAATGCCAACGTAAACACCCCCGGCGGGTCCGTTGAAATCGGCAAATCCAAATACCTCGTGCGTGTGCCGGAAGATTTCAAGCACCCGGACGAAATTGATAAAATCGTGGTCTACGAAAAAGACGGCCGCCCCATCTACCTGCGCGACATCGCCACCATCCGTGACCACTACAAAGACCCGACCTCCAAAAGCCGCTTTAACGGAATCCGGAGTGTAACCATTGAAGTGAAAAAACGGGCCGGGGAAAATATCATCCGTATCATTGATACAACCAAGGAAATCATCAGGGAAGAGCAGCAGATTCTGCCGCCGACCCTGAAGATCGATATGACCGCGGACCAGTCCGATGAAATCCGCCAGATGGTTGCCGACCTGCAGAACAACATCATTACCGGACTGCTGCTGGTGCTCATCGTAGTCTTCGCCTTTATCGGCGGACGCTCGGCCCTGTTTGTTTCGCTGGCGATTCCGCTGTCCATGCTGATCACTTTCACTGTGCTGGAGATTTTCTCCTACACCCTGAATATGGTCATCCTCTTCTCGCTGATCCTGAGCCTCGGCATGCTGGTTGATAACGGTATTGTTGTGGTCGAAAACATCTACCGCCACATGGGCATGGGTAAATCCCGTTTTCAGGCAGCCATGGATGCCACCGACGAGGTCGCATGGCCGGTTATCGCCTCCACCCTGACTACCGTGGGCGCGTTTTTCCCCATGGTCTTCTGGCCCGGAATCATGGGCGAATTCATGAGCTACCTGCCCATCACCGTTATCATTGCCCTGATTGCATCGCTCTTTGTGGCTCTGGTTATCAACCCGGTGCTTTCGGCAAAGTTTCAGGATGTGCCCAAGCAGGACGAAAACGCCAACCCCGGCTTCATCGACCGCATGATGGAAACCCTGAAGAACTTCTACCGCCCCATCCTTGAATGGTCCCTGGACCACAGGATACTGGTGGTGCTTTTCTCCTTCGGCTTCCTCGTTGCATCCACAGTCTGCTTCGGCATGTTCGGACGCGGGGTGGAATTCCTGCCCAAAACCGAGCCAAAACGTTCAGACGTCAAAATCAAGGCCCCGGTGGGGACCAACCTTGAAGCCTCGGACCAGTTTGTTAAAGTTGTCGAAAAAATCGCAGCAGAATACCCGGATATTGAATACGTCATCGCCAACACAGGTGAATCCGGGCAGTCTGATGAAATCGGCACCCACTACAGCCTTGTGAAACTCGATTACCTTGATATTCAGGACCGCAGCCGCCCTTCATCCGAAATCACCGATGAAATCCGCGGACGTCTGCAACACGCCATCCGGGGCGCGGAAGTTCGCGCGGAACCGGAAAAGATGGGCCCGCCCACAGGCAGTGCCATCAACATGGAAATTTACGGCAAGGACCTGCGTAAGCTAGGTGAAATCACCGGATCCTTCAAACGGGCCATTAAAAACGTCCCCGGACTGGTGGACCTTAAAGACAACTATATCTCCGCCAAACCGGAAATCCGCGTGGATGTGGACAAGGAAAAAGCGGCTATCATGGGCCTTGACGCCTTCACCATCGCACAGGCCGTAAAGACCGCCATCAACGGCTTTAAGGTCGGGGTCTACCGCGAAGGCAAGGACGAATACGATATTGTGGCCCGTCTGCCCAAGCATAACCGCGATTCCCTTGAAGATATCCGGCGCATCACCGTGTCCGGCCCCAAGGGTGAACCGATCCCCATCACCAGCCTTGCCGATGTAACCATGGGCGGGGGCCTCGGCGGTATCAACCGCATTGACCAGAAACGGGTGGTAACCATCTCCGCCGATGTCTCGGGACGTCTGGCCGAAGAAGTAATCGCCGACATCAATGCGGCGGTATCCGGCATAGAACTGCCTCGCGGCTACTCCTACAAATTCACCGGGGAGCAGGAAGAACAGGCCAAGGCCTCCGCATTCCTTGAAAAAGCATTTGCCGGGGCACTGTTCCTGATCTTCATCGTACTGGTCACCCAGTTCAACTCCATTGCCACCCCGTTCATCATCCTGACTGCGGTCATCCTTTCGCTGGGCGGGGTCATGGTCGGGCTGCTGGTTACCGGGACCGCCTTCGGGGTCATCATGACCGGGGTCGGGGTCCTCTCCCTCGCCGGGGTCGTGGTCAACAACGCCATCGTGCTTATTGACTATTTTGAACAGCTCAAGGAACAGGGCCGAAATGCCCGCGAAGCACTCATCGAAGCCGGGCTGACCCGTTTCCGCCCGGTACTGCTCACCGCCATCACCACCGTGCTGGGGTTGATCCCCATGGCGACAGGAGTGAGCTTCGACTTCATCAACATGCGTCTTGACATGGGCAGTGAGACCTCCCAGTGGTGGGGCCCCATGGCCGTAGCCGTAATCTTCGGGCTGGCCATCGCCACCGTGCTGACCCTCGTGGTCGTGCCCACGCTATGTTCTTTACAGGAAAGCTGGAAGGAACGCGCGGCCCGAAAAAAAGCAGCCAAAATGGCTGCGCAGGCCATGAATTAG
- a CDS encoding MBL fold metallo-hydrolase — MKKAILYILTLLAAAGISIGIPACSKMGHAPSLEESTMYEKSTHFENGTFINEHPVNMTVEGFTFGKMINFFFDLSRKPAEKLPYYHLTKESFPAQPADLQVTWLGHSSMILDIDGVRLLIDPVFGNASPVPFTVNRFQAAPIAREELPEVDAVVISHDHYDHLEMSTIKHLAPRTKLFIVPLGVGSHLRKWGCKPEQIVELDWDESIIIKDVEIIAAPTQHFSGRGLGDRFKTLWASFIFKGSKHSAYYTGDGGYDERFKIIGEKYGPFDLTMVECGAYDKGWKDVHMMPEESVQAHLELGGKYMLPVHWGAYDLAFHKWDEPIRRVSALAAAQGIKLLTPQMGEFCIPGKSTHTAWWEPADEQKLAVAN, encoded by the coding sequence ATGAAAAAAGCAATACTTTATATACTCACTTTGCTGGCAGCAGCCGGGATTTCCATCGGAATCCCGGCCTGCTCCAAGATGGGCCACGCCCCGTCTCTTGAGGAAAGCACCATGTATGAAAAATCAACCCATTTCGAAAACGGCACCTTCATCAACGAGCATCCGGTCAATATGACAGTGGAAGGCTTTACCTTCGGCAAAATGATCAACTTCTTCTTTGACCTCAGCCGCAAGCCCGCTGAAAAACTGCCCTACTATCATCTTACCAAAGAATCATTCCCTGCCCAGCCCGCAGATTTGCAGGTCACATGGCTGGGTCATTCCTCCATGATTCTGGACATTGACGGGGTTCGGCTGCTTATCGACCCGGTTTTCGGCAATGCCTCCCCGGTGCCGTTCACGGTCAACCGTTTTCAGGCCGCTCCAATCGCACGCGAAGAACTCCCGGAAGTGGACGCAGTGGTCATTTCCCACGATCATTACGATCACTTGGAAATGTCAACCATCAAGCACCTTGCCCCGCGCACCAAGCTTTTCATCGTTCCGCTGGGAGTCGGTTCGCACCTGCGCAAATGGGGCTGCAAGCCGGAACAGATTGTGGAACTGGACTGGGATGAATCCATCATTATCAAGGATGTGGAGATCATTGCCGCTCCTACGCAGCATTTTTCAGGGCGAGGTCTGGGTGACAGGTTCAAAACCCTCTGGGCTTCTTTCATCTTTAAAGGCAGCAAACACAGTGCCTATTACACCGGCGACGGCGGATACGATGAACGTTTTAAAATAATAGGCGAGAAATACGGTCCCTTCGACCTGACCATGGTTGAATGCGGTGCCTACGACAAAGGCTGGAAAGACGTGCACATGATGCCCGAGGAATCCGTACAGGCGCACCTTGAACTGGGTGGAAAATACATGCTCCCGGTACATTGGGGAGCTTACGACCTGGCCTTTCACAAGTGGGATGAGCCCATCCGCAGGGTGTCCGCTCTGGCAGCAGCACAAGGGATTAAGCTGCTGACCCCGCAGATGGGCGAATTCTGCATACCCGGCAAATCCACACACACTGCATGGTGGGAACCTGCCGATGAACAGAAATTAGCTGTTGCAAATTAA
- a CDS encoding tRNA-binding protein, with the protein MDTISWNDFEKVELRVGKIVEARVFEEARNPAYILHIDFGPEIGMRKSSAQITKLYSVEELPGKLVVGVVNFPKKQIGPLMSECLVTGFHNENGEVALCVPDKEVPLGAKLC; encoded by the coding sequence ATGGATACAATCAGCTGGAATGATTTTGAAAAGGTAGAGCTTCGGGTCGGGAAGATCGTTGAGGCCCGGGTCTTTGAAGAAGCCCGCAACCCTGCCTATATCCTGCATATAGATTTCGGGCCGGAAATCGGCATGCGCAAATCAAGTGCCCAGATTACCAAGCTTTATTCTGTGGAAGAACTGCCCGGCAAGCTCGTGGTGGGTGTGGTCAATTTCCCCAAAAAGCAGATCGGGCCGCTAATGTCCGAGTGCTTGGTGACCGGATTCCATAATGAAAATGGCGAGGTTGCACTCTGCGTGCCGGATAAGGAAGTGCCGCTTGGGGCGAAGCTTTGTTAA
- a CDS encoding AraC family transcriptional regulator encodes MKNDHKLIYSSPKEGLEVLSCSSGREFKSHLHDGYVLWLNSESGEKYSLKGCTGILQPGSISIIEPETIHSNSPCCTEHRHLRSFYFSEEFVRSLNLKLLGSENAPSPFRNNLLENRKLWLSLSNLHHKLLNTAHKLETDESILSVLSGLYKNIDERDYIPGSEDKRVDMVIDYLHANIDGNLSLAELADLAGCTEFHLIRIFRSHKGLPPHSFLIQLRLEKARRLLAANSNIADTAIQCGFSDQSHLTRLFKNRYGLTPRQYQKSI; translated from the coding sequence ATGAAAAACGACCATAAGCTGATTTATTCTTCGCCCAAAGAGGGGCTGGAAGTGCTCTCATGCAGTAGCGGGCGGGAGTTCAAAAGCCATCTGCATGACGGGTACGTGCTCTGGCTCAATTCCGAATCCGGGGAGAAGTACAGCCTTAAAGGCTGTACCGGTATCCTGCAGCCCGGTTCCATCAGCATCATCGAGCCGGAAACCATCCATTCCAACAGCCCTTGTTGTACCGAGCACCGTCATCTGCGCAGTTTTTATTTTTCCGAAGAATTCGTCCGTTCCCTGAATTTGAAGTTGCTGGGCAGTGAAAACGCACCCTCGCCATTTCGCAACAACCTGCTGGAGAATAGGAAGCTCTGGTTGTCTCTCTCAAATCTGCACCACAAACTGCTCAACACCGCCCATAAGCTGGAAACTGATGAATCCATTCTCTCTGTACTTTCCGGTCTGTATAAAAATATTGATGAGCGTGATTATATCCCCGGCAGCGAGGACAAGCGGGTCGATATGGTCATTGACTACCTGCACGCCAACATCGACGGCAACCTTTCTCTTGCCGAACTCGCTGATCTGGCCGGATGTACTGAATTTCATCTGATCCGTATTTTTCGCAGCCACAAAGGGCTGCCGCCGCACTCTTTCCTGATTCAGCTGCGGCTTGAAAAGGCCCGCAGGCTTCTCGCTGCCAATTCCAATATCGCCGATACCGCCATTCAGTGCGGATTTTCCGACCAAAGCCATCTGACCAGATTATTTAAGAATCGTTACGGACTTACTCCCCGCCAGTATCAGAAGAGTATTTGA
- the fliD gene encoding flagellar filament capping protein FliD yields MAVASVSTGTYEPTSTSGGFKINGLGDGTDWTDLIAASVEAESYELDQYKEDLEEAEAISELLEALNEEVIALSTTLQGFDEMDEFMSYSVATTGEGEVQAAIEDGATEDSYNVVVNQLAQKDVWISEGMSITSSDQQIISADSSITLSYAGEDITMDVTAGTTAQELVDQINSDPDFDDKISASLISDGDNYYLKFSGADTGADNAIVLTDLSAIDGYSGTSFTNTQTAQNCQMKVDGFPSGADEWIERDSNTVDDVIDNMTLTLNATTDSAGINLGVSYDTDAMIETIETFVSEVNQLLYDLLDVTGELTDVDDEDDGTVYINDATLGLVYDSIKDALTSAGLGFQYYDSDTGEGDLFASLSAIGITTDSTEGSSTFGQLQVDYDELEEALAEDPEAVGLLFAANGEAETDSSDLQVISTISGLTGAGEYDVEYTVSGGAISSATINGVDMFIDGNTILAGSDSDANGLYLEVSDLTDGSYSSTVTVKQGKCSQLADLCSAVTDVSTGSIPLLSASYADLTSKLESDIYDEEARIDAYQTRLEEKYSALDTMLSYYSSVESQLETTLASLDSS; encoded by the coding sequence ATGGCAGTAGCATCAGTTTCTACCGGCACTTACGAGCCCACCAGTACTTCCGGAGGTTTCAAGATCAACGGACTCGGAGACGGCACGGACTGGACCGATCTCATTGCTGCTTCTGTGGAGGCGGAAAGCTATGAGCTTGATCAGTATAAGGAAGATCTGGAAGAAGCGGAAGCAATCTCGGAGCTTCTTGAAGCACTCAATGAAGAGGTCATTGCTCTTTCTACTACTCTGCAGGGCTTTGACGAGATGGATGAATTTATGTCCTACTCCGTGGCAACCACCGGGGAGGGCGAGGTGCAGGCTGCCATTGAGGACGGAGCCACCGAGGATTCCTACAATGTTGTCGTAAACCAGCTGGCCCAGAAGGATGTCTGGATTTCAGAAGGGATGTCCATTACCTCTTCCGATCAGCAGATTATTTCAGCGGACTCTTCCATCACCCTGTCTTATGCCGGGGAGGACATCACCATGGATGTCACCGCCGGAACCACGGCACAGGAACTGGTGGACCAGATCAACAGCGACCCGGATTTTGATGACAAGATAAGTGCCTCCCTGATCAGCGATGGTGATAATTATTACCTCAAGTTCAGCGGTGCGGATACAGGTGCGGATAATGCCATAGTGCTTACTGATTTGAGTGCTATTGACGGTTATTCCGGTACTTCTTTCACCAATACCCAGACCGCCCAGAACTGCCAGATGAAGGTGGACGGATTCCCGTCCGGAGCGGATGAGTGGATTGAGCGGGATTCCAACACAGTTGATGATGTTATCGACAATATGACCCTGACCCTCAATGCAACTACGGATTCGGCCGGTATCAATCTAGGAGTTTCTTATGATACGGATGCCATGATCGAAACTATTGAGACTTTTGTCTCCGAAGTGAATCAGCTGTTGTACGACCTGTTGGATGTAACCGGAGAGCTTACCGATGTTGATGATGAAGATGACGGCACAGTTTATATCAATGATGCCACCCTCGGCCTCGTCTATGACTCCATCAAAGATGCTTTGACTTCTGCGGGACTCGGTTTTCAGTACTATGACAGTGATACCGGGGAAGGAGATTTGTTTGCTTCTCTGTCAGCCATTGGAATAACCACCGACAGCACTGAAGGTTCATCCACTTTTGGGCAGTTGCAGGTTGATTATGATGAGCTTGAGGAAGCACTGGCCGAGGACCCGGAAGCCGTGGGGCTGCTTTTTGCCGCCAACGGAGAAGCGGAAACGGACAGTTCCGACCTGCAGGTCATTTCCACCATTTCCGGCCTGACCGGTGCGGGGGAATATGACGTGGAATATACTGTTTCCGGCGGAGCAATCTCTTCGGCCACCATTAACGGCGTGGATATGTTCATAGATGGAAATACGATTCTGGCAGGCAGCGACAGCGATGCCAACGGTCTTTATCTGGAGGTTTCGGATTTGACGGATGGATCATATTCCAGCACAGTTACAGTGAAGCAGGGCAAGTGCAGCCAGCTTGCTGACCTCTGCTCGGCTGTGACTGATGTTTCCACCGGAAGTATTCCTTTGCTCTCCGCAAGTTATGCCGATCTGACCAGCAAGCTTGAAAGTGATATTTATGACGAAGAAGCAAGGATCGATGCATACCAGACCCGGTTGGAAGAAAAATATTCCGCTCTGGATACGATGCTTTCTTATTATTCAAGCGTGGAGAGCCAGCTCGAAACCACTTTGGCTTCCCTTGATTCAAGCTAA